One window of the Candidatus Zixiibacteriota bacterium genome contains the following:
- a CDS encoding Fe-Mn family superoxide dismutase, which translates to MAYAPMNYDALLGMEGFSDTLLKNHFTLYQGYVTNTNKIHDMLVELHKAGKTGGPDYAELKRRFGWEFNGMRLHELYFENLGGKTKLNPMGKLGKKLTELFGSYEHWESDFKTTASMRGIGWVILYQDNLSGNLFNQWINEHDVGHLVGCTPILILDVFEHAFMIDYGLKRADYIAAFFKNIKWEAVELRLK; encoded by the coding sequence ATGGCATACGCTCCAATGAATTATGATGCTTTATTAGGGATGGAGGGGTTCAGCGATACCCTGCTGAAAAACCATTTCACGTTATATCAGGGGTATGTTACCAATACCAACAAGATTCACGATATGTTAGTCGAGCTACACAAAGCTGGGAAAACCGGTGGTCCCGATTATGCAGAGCTGAAGAGAAGGTTTGGCTGGGAATTTAACGGGATGCGGCTGCATGAGCTATATTTTGAGAACCTTGGCGGAAAAACCAAGCTAAATCCGATGGGCAAACTCGGTAAGAAGCTAACCGAGCTTTTCGGTAGCTATGAGCACTGGGAATCAGATTTCAAAACCACCGCCTCAATGAGAGGAATCGGCTGGGTGATTTTGTATCAGGATAATCTTTCCGGAAACCTTTTCAACCAGTGGATTAACGAACATGACGTTGGACATTTAGTCGGCTGTACCCCGATTTTAATTTTGGATGTTTTCGAGCATGCTTTTATGATAGACTATGGTCTAAAAAGGGCGGACTACATCGCCGCCTTTTTCAAGAACATCAAATGGGAAGCAGTTGAGCTCAGGCTGAAGTAA
- a CDS encoding site-2 protease family protein gives MRWSFQIAKFFGIPIRVHITFFLLLIFIGLYGSRLQGARSGLFGIVSIILIFLCVIIHEFAHSLVARKYGVKIKDIILLPIGGVSEMEELPSQPKQEINVALAGPLTSIVLSLIFFFAYRLLFPEAKAVNISIFQGNLLLNLFAINLMLALFNLIPAFPMDGGRVLRGVLGLKMDLLQATKVAVGIGEFLAILFFFFGLFFNPWLALIAVFIFLGAEGEKRATELKVEIADVPVRVAMLTNIEPISPDNTLGEVLDKMCHGLQQDFPVMEGKEFIGILSREKFFSALRNHPRETRVREIMSREFTSTTEDAPLSEVFQRMNPEKLSVIPVMQGQIFKGLISLEQIGKYHMLCGLKR, from the coding sequence ATGAGATGGTCATTTCAGATCGCTAAGTTCTTTGGAATACCGATAAGGGTTCACATCACTTTCTTTCTGCTCCTGATTTTCATCGGGCTTTATGGGAGCAGGCTGCAGGGGGCCCGTTCCGGCTTATTCGGTATTGTGAGCATAATCCTGATCTTCTTATGCGTTATAATTCACGAGTTCGCTCATAGTCTGGTGGCTCGGAAGTACGGGGTTAAGATAAAGGATATCATTCTTCTCCCCATAGGAGGGGTCTCGGAGATGGAGGAGCTGCCCTCGCAACCGAAACAGGAGATAAATGTTGCCTTGGCCGGTCCTTTGACCAGCATCGTCTTATCATTAATTTTCTTTTTTGCCTATCGGTTACTATTTCCTGAGGCAAAGGCTGTGAATATTTCCATATTTCAGGGCAACCTTCTTCTTAACCTGTTTGCGATAAATCTGATGCTGGCGCTATTTAACTTGATTCCTGCATTTCCTATGGATGGGGGTAGGGTTCTAAGGGGAGTCTTAGGGCTGAAGATGGATCTACTACAAGCCACCAAGGTGGCTGTAGGCATAGGCGAGTTCTTAGCCATTTTGTTTTTCTTCTTCGGCTTGTTCTTCAACCCCTGGTTAGCTCTGATTGCCGTGTTTATCTTCTTGGGGGCAGAAGGAGAAAAGAGAGCGACCGAGCTAAAGGTGGAAATAGCAGATGTCCCAGTCCGGGTGGCTATGCTCACCAATATCGAACCGATCTCACCGGATAATACCTTAGGAGAGGTCCTGGATAAGATGTGTCACGGGCTTCAGCAGGATTTCCCGGTTATGGAAGGAAAAGAGTTCATAGGAATCCTTTCACGCGAAAAATTTTTCTCTGCACTGCGTAATCATCCCAGGGAGACCAGAGTCAGGGAAATTATGAGTCGCGAGTTTACCAGCACCACTGAGGATGCCCCTTTGTCTGAGGTTTTTCAAAGGATGAATCCAGAAAAGCTTTCGGTTATACCGGTGATGCAGGGTCAGATTTTTAAAGGTCTGATAAGCCTGGAGCAGATAGGAAAGTATCATATGCTTTGTGGACTAAAGAGATGA